The sequence below is a genomic window from Fulvitalea axinellae.
GAGTTATCCGCCGATAGGCCAAGCGTAAACCGTAATCTGATAGCCGATTTTATCGGAAAATACATAGTCAAGTCAACGGAGCAATGGCGCGGCTTCGCCGATAAATTCGCAGACCAATACCAGAGTTTCGAATTACCGCCACTTAGCCTATCGTATATCGATAACCTGAAGGCTATTCGTAAAAACGAGGATTTGGCTAAACAGGAAAGTTTCTTCAGAAACGCGCAACGTGAATTGACGGCCTATAAACCCGAAGAACTTCCGAAACAGGATTGGCTGGATTACCAGATCGTCCGTTACCAAACCGTTATGAACCTGAACCGGATTTCGCTGGAAAAGAGATGGAACAAACAAAAGATCGATTCTATTTCCGATAAAGGAATATATACCTTACCGATGGGAAAAGAATGGTATACCTATTTTCTAAAAACATGGATCGATATAAAAGTACAGCCAGATCAGCTTTATGAATTCGGTTTAGCGGAAATCGAACGTGTAAAGGGTAAAATAAAAACCATTCAGGAAAAATCGGGAATGGATTCCGCTGCTTTCGAAAAACATATCCAGGATAAATCCTTTTTCTATACCGATGTTCGGAAGGTTCAGAAAGCTTTTGAAAAAGCCCAAAAAAGAATCGACAAGCAAGCCTCAAAGCTTTTTCCGTTTATGGATAAAGTGAAAACCGTGGGAATCAAAAAAGGCGAAAATCCGGCGTTGGCCAAAGTTCCGGCTTTTTATAATCCGTATAGCAAGATCTTCTATTACAACTACTTTGACAGACCATATAACAAACGGCAAATCGGTTGGACATACGCCCATGAGGGCGTTCCCGGACATCATTATCAAATATCACTGGACCAATCGCTCCCCCGTTCGAAGGTATTGAAATCGTTTGAATGTTTAGGCTATGTGGAAGGTTACGCGGCGTATGTAGAGGAGATCGGAAATGAGCTGGGCGCTTATCAGGATATTTACGATGAATTGGGAAAATGGGAATGGGACTTAATCCGTTCGGTAAGGGTTCCATTGGATGTCGCGCTCAACTATTACGGCTGGAGCGATGAGGAAGCGCTTCGTTTTTGGCAAAAACATATCAAAGGAAAAGACGACATAGCCCGCCGTGAAATAGCGAGAATGAAAAGATGGCCCGCTCAGGTTATTACATATAAATACGGTGGAAACAAGATCCTGGAATGGAAGAAAGAGGCCATGAAGCGAAGCGACTTTAACCTAAAGGAGTTCCATACCAAGATACTTGAAAACGGATCAATTCCTTTCGCGATTTTGGAAGAATTGATGTTTAGCGAAAAACGGGCTTTGTGAGTTCGGTGTGTTTAGACACTTTTTGTGAATTATGCGATTTTCTGAAAAAAGCTCCAGCCTTTTACCCCAACAAAGAAAGGCCACCCTCAGAAAGGGCGACCTTGAACCTATGTTGCTACTCTATTAGCTGTTGTGCTATTTCATTTTTATTCCCAGCCGGGGTTCTGTTCCAGTTTATCGTTCAGTACCAGTTCTTGGCTAGGGAGCGGGTACAGGTAATAATGCTCTGGAAAGGCCGGCGGAATACCTTGGTTCAGGTATGGCGACACGTAACCTTCGGTTTTGTTTCCTTGTATTTGCGGAACGTTATTGTAATCCGCTTTTACTACGTACCGGCCTAGTTTTTCCTCGGCGGCTTCTTCCATAAGTTTCCAACGACGCAAATCGTCGAATCGGAATCCGTCGCACATTAACTCTACGGCACGCTCGCGTCTGATTTCCCAGAGAACAGGAGCTACCTTAGCGTTGCGGGTAGGATCAAAGTTCGCGTCAATATCTGCTACGGTCATCGAGGCTACGTGTCCGCGGGCGCGTAGTTTGTTGATCGTTTTGTCGGCTACGCTTTGGTCAAAGCTTCCGAGTTCGTACATCACTTCGGCGTAGTTGAGCATCACCTCCCCTATGCGGAAGATCGGCGCGTCGGTTTCGTCGTTGCCGTAAAACTTGATATGGTTAGTGTTGTACCACTTCCAGTTCTTATAGCCCGTAGTGGTTACGTTATAGCCGGGATCGTATGTGCCGGGCATATCGCCTTTCCTGAAGTTGGGCTGTCTTGGCTGTACAAAGCCCGCCCAGTTCACTTCGGGCATTCTTTTTCTTCCTTCCGGAGAAATCGAAGCCATCAGGTCCATAAATTCCCGGTCCAGAGCTTCGCCAGTGTGTTCCCACTTATGCTTGTCACCACCTACGTTCCCTTTTACTTTATAAGGAGGACAGATGATATAAAGCATCCTGCGGTCGCGGTTACGGAACTCTTGGTGCGGGGTGGCGTCGCCCTCGAACATCGGGCTGTTCCAGCGCGTCTGGCCATCGGCGCAGAGGAACATGTCCGCCGCTTTTTTGGTCAAGTCGCGACGCGGCGCTTGGCTGGTACGAATCCAGTGAGTCAAGTCGTGGACCGCTTGGCCAACCACATAATCTCGGTAGAATATGATCCCGTTTATACTCGAAAGATCTAACGAATTGTAAACGTCATCATAATTGTTATGTATAGCGGGATAAGCGGCCAACAGATCTTCCGAGGCGCTTTTGCTCGCTTGCAGGTACTTGCCTTCGTCGCCAAGGTTATGGTATTTTCTCCAAGTTCCCTCAAAGAGTCCGAAACGCGAAATCAACGCTTTCACCACATTGGTATTGACAGTATTGGCGCCGTCGCCCCCAGCTTTTACGTTCTCCGCTGCAAAGTTCAGATCATTCAAAATATTCGTAGCGATCTCGTCACGGCTTGCGCGTGGCGCATAGAGGTACTCGTCGTCCGTTTCGTTGATGTATTTGTCTACCCAAATTACGCCACCGTAGGCCTTCAGTAACTGAAAATAATGGTATGAGCGGAAGAAAAGGCCAACCGACTGCCAGTGGTTTTTCTCCTTTTCCGTAAGGGTATTGTTTTCCGGCAGGCTACCCAGCATCAAGTTGATCTCGCGAATAGCCTTGTAGCTGTTTTTGTACAACCCGTTGGGCGATGACGGCACCGTTATGTTATTCCACAGCCAGTTACTGCCCGTATTGCGTTCGCCGTGCAACATCATGTCGCCCGACCATTCGTTCCTGTCGTTGCCCCAACCGCTAAATCCACTGAACGTGGTATAGAATTTCCACATATACAGCTTGTAGTTGTTGTAGGTGGTAAAGGTGGTCTTCTCCACCAGCGAGTATTCCGGAAGGCGTTCCAGCTCGTCTTCGCAAGCGCTAAGGAAGCCGGCTACGACGATAAATAGTATAGCGAATGTCTTTTTCATTTTTATCATTTTAGCCGTTTAGAAAGATACGTTAAGCCCGAAGGTGTACTGCTTCATAAACGGGTACGCGCCACCCCGTCCTTTGTTGGCGAATTCCGGATTCAGCCCTTGCGGAAGGTGATCGTCCATAAACATGTTTTCGCCCGAGAAATACACCCTGAAGCTGGACAAAGACAGCCTTTCGATAATCGACTGGGGAAGGGTATAGCCAACAGTCACGTTTTTCAATGACCAATACGATCCGTCTTGCAGGTACTTGGTCTGCGTGCTCCGGCCGTTGCCGTAGTTCGCAGACTGACCCGGATACACTCTCATATATTCGGCGTCGGTATTCTCGGGTGTCCAGTAGTCGAGCTGATGTTTCCATACATTGTCAAACTGCTGAATATAGGGCCACATCAGGTCGTTGCTTATCCAAACGTCGCGCTTGCCCACGCCCTGGATTATGACTCCCACATCAAAGTTTTTCCATCCGGCCGAAAGGTTCATTCCATACTGGAACCGGCGGTTGCTGTTACCGATAATCTTACGGTCACCCGGATCTTCCAGCGTCACGTCGCCCACGAATATCTCCCCGTCGCCGTTGAGGTCTTTGTATTTGATATCGCCCGGATTCGGGTTACGGCCTTTGTATTTCACCACGCCCTCTTTAAGTGTTCCGCCCGTTAGGTCGTCTTTAAGCGTACCGTCCACAAAGTCGCTTACCTGGTAGAAGCCGTCTGTCACGAAGCCCCATATCTCGCCGTTCTCGCGCCCAACGTAGTAGTCGCTCAGCAGGCCCGCCGGGTTGTCGTATTTGGTGATTTCGGCTTTGTTGTCATACAGGTTGAAGTTGACCGAGTAGCGGAAATCGCCCACTGTTTGTCTCCAGCCAACGGTAAGTTCCCAGCCGTATGACTTAAGGTTCGCGGCGTTGGCTACCGGAGGCGCGGCGCCAAGTACAGCCGGTTTTTCGGCCGGCTTCGTAATCATGTCTTTGGTCTGGCGCTCGTACACTTCAAACGAACCCGTCAAGCGGTTGTCCAAAGCTCCGAAGTCTACGCCTACGTTCACCGTCTCTACGGTTTCCCAAGTAAAACTGGCGCTGACCAATGGAGGGGCGTAAATAGTCAAAGCCCTTTCTCCGCCGTCGAGCCAGCCTACCCTGCCTGTCGACATTGTCGGGATATAAGGATAAACGCCGTTTGTGGTTTGGTTACCGATCGTTCCCCAAGCGCCCCTGAATTTCAAAAGGTTTACGATGCTTTGGTCCTGCATAAACGCCTCGTTGGCAAGGTTCCAGCCCGCGGATACGGAAGGGAAAAATCCGAAACGGTCTTCGGTCGGGAAACGCGACGATCCGTCATATCGTCCGCTGACGCTGAGGAAGTAACGCTCTTTGTAATTATAATTCAAACGACCGAACACGCCCATTACGGCCCACTCTGACCCTCCGTCTTCGGAAAGCAAAGTGCCGTCGGCCAAAACTAGGGCCGGCAAGTCGGGATTGATCAGCTCGTTTTTTCTGCTCCATAAATTTGTGGAACTGCTCTGCTCGAAGTTGTACCCGCCCGTAAGCGATATGTTATGCGCACCGAACAGGGTTTTGCTATAATTTCCGTAAAGGTTGACGGCACTATAGTTCGTTATGCTGTTTGTCTTCTTTACATAAGTGTTTGTAGGATTCCCACCAACCTTCGACAAGGTGGTACGCCCCACCATTACCGGATCGTTGTTAACCTCTAGATTATTCGTATTTCTATTCTCATATGTATATTCTCCCGTAATAAGAAGGTCTTTGACCGGTTCGTATTTCAGCGCTCCGAACAAGCGGACGTTACTGTTTTTGGTCTCGTTCGGCGTTTTGTAGCGCACTTGGTTCGCAGGGTCGTCATAAGGCAAAACGTTTCCGTCCAAATCAGTGTGCTCGCCCATCGGGTAGATTGAAATACCGGCCCTTACCGCCCCACCGTAATTGGCTTTCGGAAAGCTGGTGTGCCTGTTCAGGTAGTTGATTCTCGCCTCGGCCGTAAGGTTTTTGCGAAGCTTGGTGCTCAGGAAAGTGTTCAGCGTATACTGCTTCATACGGTCGCGGTTAGTTACCATAATACCGTCATCGTCCACAAAGCCCAACGATGCACGGTAATTGGTCCGCCCGTTTGAGCCGTCGAAGCTGAAGTTATGCATCTGCTTTAGACCGCCTTCGCCCAAGAACTCGTCCATGGTGTCGGTGCCGCGCAGTTGGTAGCGCACGCCGTTTTCCATTACGTAGCCGTCGGGGTTCGAGCCGGGGTTGGAGTTGTATTCCGAAATCAGCTCGTGCCAACGGGTAATGTCCTGGCCCAAAGACCAGTGCTGGCCCACTCCCCAATCCTTCAGCGCCCCCACGAATTCGATCGGGCTGGCGGCTTCGGGAAGCTCGGCGGCCTCGCTGAAACCTATAGAGTTTGAGTAGCGGAACTTGATGCCATCTGTCTGCGACGATTTTTTGGTGGTAATCACTATCACGCCGAACGCCGCGCGTGCACCGTAAATGGCGGAAGCAGAAGCGTCTTTCAAAACGGTAACCGTCTCGATATCGTTCGCGTTGATATCGTTGATATTCACCGGCACGTTATCGACCAAAATCAATGGGGAACCGCCGCCGTTGATGGAGGCCATACCACGAATATTAATCGACTGACCCGTAGAGCCCGGCTGACCGCTGTTGGTAGTAACCTGAAGACCCGGAACGGCGCCCTGCAAGGCTTCGGCCACACGGTTGATCGGCCTGGAGCCCAATACTTTGGACATTTTCACGCTACTTACGGCGCCGGTGATATTGGCTTTTTTCTGAGTGCCGTAACCCACCACCACTATCTCGTTGAGCTGTTCCACATCCGGCACCAACGCGATATCGAAAACGGTTTGGTTGCCCACGGTCACTTCCTTTTCCTTAAAACCCATAGAGGAAAAGCGCAATACGGCGCTTGGCGAAACGGAAAGGACAAACTTACCGAAAACATCGGTAGCGGTGCCTTCCGTCGTTCCTTTGATCAGTACGTTTACGCCCGGCAAGCCCTCACCATTCTCGTCGGTGACGGTCCCCGTCACTTCGACTTTCTTTTCTTGTTGGGCGGGAGCCTCGACGGGTTCCGCAACAGGAGCGGGTGCCGGAAATACCAGCACATGCTTTTTCTTGATTTTGAAAGTAAGGCCGGTGCCTTTCAGCAGATCGTTCATGATTTTGTCTATGGACGAATCACGAAACTCAAACGACACTTTTGCGGTGGCGTCCACTTCTTC
It includes:
- a CDS encoding DUF885 family protein, yielding MMKRLIFLFMAVLGYTMTWAQTAYETEEMLDISYYNDNTSDSAFTKLNIVLPKGIDNPPVLMWLGGGAWAYVDRHKQMGFCRNLAKSGIAVISVGHRLSPALLPGRPKRETGIQHPEHIKDAAKAFDWILKNGARYSIDTNNIFVGGYSCGAHLSALLAADKKYLNELNLDTKNIRGIIPLAGAYDIPRYKKLLAEADSSYITNHINPVFGKTHQEHLDASPTTHAANLTLPILLMNERDTYVYNGNFEEEILKTGNRDFQVINLYDHTHFSLWKELSADRPSVNRNLIADFIGKYIVKSTEQWRGFADKFADQYQSFELPPLSLSYIDNLKAIRKNEDLAKQESFFRNAQRELTAYKPEELPKQDWLDYQIVRYQTVMNLNRISLEKRWNKQKIDSISDKGIYTLPMGKEWYTYFLKTWIDIKVQPDQLYEFGLAEIERVKGKIKTIQEKSGMDSAAFEKHIQDKSFFYTDVRKVQKAFEKAQKRIDKQASKLFPFMDKVKTVGIKKGENPALAKVPAFYNPYSKIFYYNYFDRPYNKRQIGWTYAHEGVPGHHYQISLDQSLPRSKVLKSFECLGYVEGYAAYVEEIGNELGAYQDIYDELGKWEWDLIRSVRVPLDVALNYYGWSDEEALRFWQKHIKGKDDIARREIARMKRWPAQVITYKYGGNKILEWKKEAMKRSDFNLKEFHTKILENGSIPFAILEELMFSEKRAL
- a CDS encoding TonB-dependent receptor codes for the protein MAGGFVVHGAPASDSEAYTFAMEGKTLKQAFRTIQQNTGYKVFYSDEEVDATAKVSFEFRDSSIDKIMNDLLKGTGLTFKIKKKHVLVFPAPAPVAEPVEAPAQQEKKVEVTGTVTDENGEGLPGVNVLIKGTTEGTATDVFGKFVLSVSPSAVLRFSSMGFKEKEVTVGNQTVFDIALVPDVEQLNEIVVVGYGTQKKANITGAVSSVKMSKVLGSRPINRVAEALQGAVPGLQVTTNSGQPGSTGQSINIRGMASINGGGSPLILVDNVPVNINDINANDIETVTVLKDASASAIYGARAAFGVIVITTKKSSQTDGIKFRYSNSIGFSEAAELPEAASPIEFVGALKDWGVGQHWSLGQDITRWHELISEYNSNPGSNPDGYVMENGVRYQLRGTDTMDEFLGEGGLKQMHNFSFDGSNGRTNYRASLGFVDDDGIMVTNRDRMKQYTLNTFLSTKLRKNLTAEARINYLNRHTSFPKANYGGAVRAGISIYPMGEHTDLDGNVLPYDDPANQVRYKTPNETKNSNVRLFGALKYEPVKDLLITGEYTYENRNTNNLEVNNDPVMVGRTTLSKVGGNPTNTYVKKTNSITNYSAVNLYGNYSKTLFGAHNISLTGGYNFEQSSSTNLWSRKNELINPDLPALVLADGTLLSEDGGSEWAVMGVFGRLNYNYKERYFLSVSGRYDGSSRFPTEDRFGFFPSVSAGWNLANEAFMQDQSIVNLLKFRGAWGTIGNQTTNGVYPYIPTMSTGRVGWLDGGERALTIYAPPLVSASFTWETVETVNVGVDFGALDNRLTGSFEVYERQTKDMITKPAEKPAVLGAAPPVANAANLKSYGWELTVGWRQTVGDFRYSVNFNLYDNKAEITKYDNPAGLLSDYYVGRENGEIWGFVTDGFYQVSDFVDGTLKDDLTGGTLKEGVVKYKGRNPNPGDIKYKDLNGDGEIFVGDVTLEDPGDRKIIGNSNRRFQYGMNLSAGWKNFDVGVIIQGVGKRDVWISNDLMWPYIQQFDNVWKHQLDYWTPENTDAEYMRVYPGQSANYGNGRSTQTKYLQDGSYWSLKNVTVGYTLPQSIIERLSLSSFRVYFSGENMFMDDHLPQGLNPEFANKGRGGAYPFMKQYTFGLNVSF
- a CDS encoding RagB/SusD family nutrient uptake outer membrane protein codes for the protein MKKTFAILFIVVAGFLSACEDELERLPEYSLVEKTTFTTYNNYKLYMWKFYTTFSGFSGWGNDRNEWSGDMMLHGERNTGSNWLWNNITVPSSPNGLYKNSYKAIREINLMLGSLPENNTLTEKEKNHWQSVGLFFRSYHYFQLLKAYGGVIWVDKYINETDDEYLYAPRASRDEIATNILNDLNFAAENVKAGGDGANTVNTNVVKALISRFGLFEGTWRKYHNLGDEGKYLQASKSASEDLLAAYPAIHNNYDDVYNSLDLSSINGIIFYRDYVVGQAVHDLTHWIRTSQAPRRDLTKKAADMFLCADGQTRWNSPMFEGDATPHQEFRNRDRRMLYIICPPYKVKGNVGGDKHKWEHTGEALDREFMDLMASISPEGRKRMPEVNWAGFVQPRQPNFRKGDMPGTYDPGYNVTTTGYKNWKWYNTNHIKFYGNDETDAPIFRIGEVMLNYAEVMYELGSFDQSVADKTINKLRARGHVASMTVADIDANFDPTRNAKVAPVLWEIRRERAVELMCDGFRFDDLRRWKLMEEAAEEKLGRYVVKADYNNVPQIQGNKTEGYVSPYLNQGIPPAFPEHYYLYPLPSQELVLNDKLEQNPGWE